From one Diorhabda carinulata isolate Delta chromosome 12, icDioCari1.1, whole genome shotgun sequence genomic stretch:
- the LOC130899858 gene encoding uncharacterized protein LOC130899858, translating to MSDSEEDSVSSIDWPVKDEWLRAVVKQHHKDILDPTITVLDHSIRPGCESGESVLSDILAVAVQYKLREEAAGTTHTICFIIKLLPQDPFSRFFVTEAQFDLREIKFYTQVVPDLEEFRLNAANGEDVRLPIPKCYYAHYTAGTNDPEPTPPESVLILENIKKLGYRSADFARGLTLRQTKAAVEAIARVHALSLCTKIKEGKSITERYPFLFQTNRASDSYQQLVERGLPQLARFLERRAGLEAVLAALDRLRSRTKDIIENLLAPEEPMALITHTDFWCNNLMFRGGEENCECAILDWQMVTYSRPTNDLALLLNSSVPAELRRLHTGSLLDGYWSCLTENCGKLKLDVESELGYDRKKLDGDFRKSQLLALLLCIGSVDLAIGNAQMEERLLELLRDLFDEGLLDADVALKAQH from the exons ATGTCCGATAGCGAAGAAGATTCGGTCAGTAGCATCGATTGGCCCGTAAAAGATGAATGGCTTCGAGCCGTCGTCAAACAACACCACAAAGATATATTGGATCCTACTATAACTGTTCTAGATCATTCGATACGGCCGGGTTGCGAAAGCGGCGAAAGTGTCCTTAGCGATATTTTAGCTGTCGCCGTTCAATATAAATTGAG GGAAGAAGCCGCCGGAACGACGCACACCATatgtttcataataaaacttttGCCGCAAGATCCGTTCAGTAGATTTTTCGTTACCGAAGCCCAATTCGATCTTAGGGAAATCAAATTTTACACGCAA gTGGTGCCGGATTTAGAAGAATTTAGATTGAATGCGGCCAACGGCGAAGACGTCCGACTTCCGATTCCGAAATGTTATTACGCACATTATACGGCAG GAACGAACGATCCGGAACCGACGCCGCCGGAATCCGTCCtgatattggaaaatataaaaaaattgggcTACAGGAGCGCCGATTTCGCCAGAGGTTTAACGCTACGCCAAACGAAGGCGGCCGTGGAAGCGATAGCGCGCGTGCACGCCTTGTCGCTATgcacaaaaataaaagaaggaAAATCGATAACGGAACGCTACCCTTTCCTATTCCAAACGAACAGGGCGTCCGATTCGTACCAACAATTAGTGGAACGCGGTCTACCTCAACTAGCCCGATTTTTGGAGCGGAGAGCCGGTCTGGAGGCGGTTCTCGCGGCTCTGGATCGTCTCCGATCCCGCACCAAGGATATAATCGAGAATCTGTTGGCGCCGGAAGAACCGATGGCGCTGATAACGCACACGGATTTTTGGTGCAACAATTTGATGTTTAGAGGCGGCGAAGAGAATTGCGAATGCGCCATACTCGATTGGCAAATGGTCACTTACAGTAGACCGACCAACGATTTGGCTCTGTTGTTGAATAGCAGCGTGCCGGCCGAACTCCGCAGACTCCACACCGGATCCCTGTTGGACGGCTATTGGAGTTGTTTGACGGAAAATTGCGGGAAATTGAAGCTCGACGTCGAAAGCGAATTGGGATACGACAGAAAGAAACTCGACGGGGATTTCAGGAAATCGCAATTGTTGGCTCTGTTGCTGTGTATCGGTTCGGTGGATCTGGCGATCGGTAACGCGCAAATGGAGGAACGTTTGTTGGAATTGCTCAGAGATTTGTTCGACGAGGGTTTGCTGGACGCGGACGTGGCGTTAAAAGCTCAACATTAA